One Candidatus Hydrogenedentota bacterium genomic region harbors:
- a CDS encoding helix-turn-helix domain-containing protein, producing MLTVQEVSDWLNIKPGTLYNWAAKGKIPCRRMYGLVRFEREAIQTWLDTCNNIPQKPPPFPIRHNSCDIDHVIEAAKREVYTPRHGETRPKSGLIQKEDADGADKT from the coding sequence ATGCTTACGGTCCAAGAAGTTTCCGACTGGCTCAATATCAAACCGGGCACCCTCTATAACTGGGCGGCCAAAGGCAAAATCCCTTGCCGACGTATGTATGGCCTTGTCCGGTTCGAGCGCGAGGCTATCCAGACCTGGCTAGACACATGCAATAACATTCCACAAAAGCCTCCGCCCTTCCCCATTCGCCACAACAGTTGCGACATTGACCACGTCATTGAAGCGGCCAAACGCGAGGTCTATACTCCCCGCCACGGGGAAACTAGACCGAAATCAGGCCTCATCCAGAAGGAGGATGCAGATGGGGCTGACAAAACGTAA
- a CDS encoding replication initiation factor domain-containing protein — MDSPFTLSIDWLAFTIPASNPEETMHMLGGEWNKAKAGFRGYPLSWIRVDGLRGVGKLGTNAPRRPNEIHVDLSGGIVSAYTLQEVRSLLLWVIEKQGHLTRIDCALDDRGGTVPLATIAHALEVGQCVTRAKEVRRFVSNRLHDSYATTGETIYVGSPQSETLLRIYDKRLEMQSNGRENWQDYGVRWELEFKKTRAKICGNALAYFEESLWREFVVGLLRSHVDFRQTTRDDDDEYRCRAPLVEWYAALTEGFQRARLVLEKQEQTLTGVKNWVSGSLTPMLAVLCATPGGEAWLQDEIVRGVSRWKDRHRNLLKKKPKRSVATPAGGNAGSPL, encoded by the coding sequence TGGAGAGTGGAACAAGGCCAAAGCGGGGTTTCGCGGATATCCCCTCTCCTGGATCAGGGTCGATGGCCTGCGCGGCGTCGGCAAACTCGGCACTAATGCTCCCCGCCGCCCCAATGAAATTCACGTCGATCTTTCAGGCGGCATTGTGTCCGCCTACACGCTCCAAGAGGTCCGCTCACTCCTCCTGTGGGTAATCGAGAAGCAAGGGCATCTCACGCGAATTGACTGTGCCCTGGATGATCGAGGAGGAACGGTCCCCTTAGCGACGATTGCCCACGCCTTGGAAGTCGGACAATGTGTGACTCGCGCTAAAGAGGTGCGACGATTTGTGTCGAACCGCCTACATGACAGCTACGCCACCACAGGGGAAACGATCTATGTGGGAAGCCCTCAGAGCGAGACCCTGTTACGCATCTACGACAAACGCCTCGAAATGCAGAGCAATGGACGAGAGAATTGGCAGGACTACGGGGTGCGCTGGGAACTTGAATTCAAGAAAACACGGGCCAAGATCTGCGGCAATGCCCTTGCCTACTTCGAGGAATCGCTCTGGCGCGAATTTGTCGTGGGACTGCTCCGGTCCCATGTGGATTTTCGGCAGACGACAAGGGACGATGACGATGAGTACCGCTGCCGAGCTCCACTCGTCGAATGGTACGCGGCCCTGACGGAAGGATTTCAGAGAGCCCGCTTAGTATTGGAAAAACAGGAACAGACGCTCACAGGAGTCAAAAATTGGGTCAGCGGATCATTAACGCCGATGCTGGCTGTTCTCTGCGCGACACCTGGCGGGGAAGCCTGGTTGCAAGATGAGATTGTGCGGGGCGTGTCCCGGTGGAAAGACCGACACCGGAACCTGCTCAAAAAGAAACCCAAACGGTCTGTCGCAACACCTGCCGGCGGCAACGCGGGCAGTCCACTGTAG